The genomic stretch ttattataattaattaatgaacaaaGTAAGAGATGTGATCTGATTACATTTTGAGCTGATTCCTTCGCAGACTGTGCTGCATTGCTAGCCGTGTCCATCAGCTGGCTGCCCTTTTCCTGCATTTCCACAATCATTCAACCACAACTCTTAGAGTTTATTAGGCAGTGATTTAGTTTCTAACACAACGCGTGCGTCATTAGTGTACCTGCGCTTGGCCCTTTGCCACTCCAGCGTGGTAGCTTGCACTGTTGGAGTTATCCATTCTGATTGGTTATTAAACACAATTGAGAGAGAAGAATGTGTGTGTGAAAACTTGTATTGGGAGATATGTTAAGATTGGCAATTTATAGAATCTGAGGGGCTGTTTGATTGGCTATTCAGAGGGGAGGAGGAATGATGTATGCTGATCCACAAAGATAGGAGGAGTTTCTATCTTCCATTATGTTGTCTCAACATCCTCTATTTTGAGAAGGATGCTctgtttattttacttttttattcaaaaattgGGCATCTATTCCAACAAAGCTCCATCTTAATCCCACCTATAAATGAAGCTAAGGCCAACAGGCCAGCAACTCTAGCAGCAAACAAACAACATTTCTGCAAAACCACAAATTTCTTGATACACCATTATGTTCTTCATAATTATTATCAATTTGCAAGaaatcaaacttttcaaacaaATATAATAGGAAATGCATTTTCAACCAAATAGATTATGTCCATAACTCAAACTATTATCATACATTCAAGTCAAATATCATACcaaacattttgtatgatagAATATAGACACCAATTTTCTCATGAAATATTTTGTAATAGCCATGTTAATGATCCAATCAGCTAAAATTTCTTCTGAGCATACCTGATTGCGTAGAACCAGTGGCGTTGACTGGGGCGCTCGAGACTAGTTGTTGATATAAACAGACATTTCATCCAAATTATAACTT from Salvia splendens isolate huo1 chromosome 15, SspV2, whole genome shotgun sequence encodes the following:
- the LOC121769027 gene encoding stress-induced protein KIN2-like isoform X2, translated to MKCLFISTTSLERPSQRHWFYAISASYHAGVAKGQAQEKGSQLMDTASNAAQSAKESAQNAGQQMQAKAQGAVDAVKDAVNSNK
- the LOC121769027 gene encoding stress-induced protein KIN2-like isoform X1, which codes for MKCLFISTTSLERPSQRHWFYAIRMDNSNSASYHAGVAKGQAQEKGSQLMDTASNAAQSAKESAQNAGQQMQAKAQGAVDAVKDAVNSNK